From a region of the Erythrobacter neustonensis genome:
- a CDS encoding TonB-dependent receptor has translation MNTTLCTRALLLAGAAGFVTFAAPAMAQDYAPEIAQQTVGEPVAAEEEGTIFVTARRREERLIDVPLSVTAISGETLAKQGVQDITQVAQQVPNITLEVSRGTNTTLTAFIRGVGQQDPVAGFEAGVGLYVDDVYLNRPQAAVLDVYDVERVEVLRGPQGTLYGRNTIGGAIKYVTADLPDETSLKVRGTYGSYDQADLIVTASTPLSDSFKIGASGARLSRGGFGRNLTLGTENYNKDVWAARGTLEFESGIVKARLSGDYVKDTSEARQGHRFTRGLVSGAPVLDNVFDTRAGLNVVDQEVEAWGGALNIALSLSDTLTFKSITGYREDKSTTPIDFDSLPAVDVDVPAIYNNDQLSQEFQLLYEGDRLSGVLGFYYLDANAFTAFDVGLWTTGALLGLPGLTAQTLGDVNTKTWSVFGDFSYDLTDTISVSLGGRYTNDKRTSQVLRTSFFGGFSDLFDGDGTAFAVTSNFNGSRTFKDFNPRASISWQPNRDHNFYFTYSQGFKGGGFDPRGQTTACRNPRGAACNAQEVFDFLSFDPETVDSFELGWKASLLDNRLNISLAGFLGQYKDVQIPGSVGVDANGDGVNESFIGITSNAADADVNGIEFEGSALAGRDFAGDGSRFTINWSLGVIDAKFNTFIDAFGRDVADERVFQNTPDITAHMGFDLGLPVASGMLDFIGTASLRSDASQFEVPNRFLDQDGFALVDASVVYTADSGLFSVGVHAKNVFDKRYIVAGYNFLAGGVNGAPFVPTLGREGTLTGFYGDPRRVFVTAQVNF, from the coding sequence ATGAACACCACGCTTTGCACCCGTGCGCTGCTGCTCGCCGGCGCCGCCGGATTCGTCACCTTTGCGGCGCCCGCGATGGCGCAGGATTATGCGCCCGAAATTGCTCAGCAGACTGTGGGCGAACCTGTTGCGGCCGAGGAAGAAGGCACGATCTTCGTTACCGCGCGCCGCCGCGAGGAACGCCTGATCGACGTGCCGCTCTCGGTCACCGCGATCTCGGGTGAAACGCTGGCCAAGCAGGGCGTGCAGGATATCACGCAGGTCGCCCAGCAGGTGCCCAACATCACATTGGAAGTCAGCCGCGGCACCAACACCACGCTCACCGCCTTCATCCGCGGGGTCGGCCAGCAGGACCCGGTCGCCGGTTTCGAAGCTGGCGTCGGCCTCTATGTCGACGATGTCTATCTCAACCGTCCGCAGGCCGCGGTGCTCGATGTCTATGATGTCGAGCGCGTCGAAGTGCTGCGCGGTCCGCAGGGCACGCTTTATGGGCGCAACACCATCGGCGGCGCGATCAAGTATGTCACCGCCGATCTGCCCGATGAAACCAGCCTCAAGGTGCGCGGCACCTATGGCTCCTACGATCAGGCCGACCTGATCGTCACCGCCTCGACCCCGCTCAGCGACAGCTTCAAGATCGGCGCCAGCGGCGCGCGCCTGTCGCGCGGCGGGTTCGGCCGCAACCTCACGCTCGGCACCGAGAACTACAACAAGGATGTGTGGGCCGCGCGCGGCACGCTCGAGTTCGAAAGCGGCATCGTCAAGGCGCGGCTTTCGGGCGATTATGTCAAGGACACCTCCGAAGCGCGGCAGGGGCACCGCTTCACCCGCGGCCTCGTCAGCGGCGCGCCGGTGCTGGATAACGTGTTCGACACCCGCGCGGGGCTGAATGTGGTCGACCAAGAAGTCGAGGCCTGGGGCGGCGCGCTCAACATCGCGCTGTCGCTGTCCGACACGCTGACCTTCAAGTCGATCACCGGCTACCGCGAGGACAAGTCGACCACCCCGATCGATTTCGATTCGCTTCCGGCGGTCGATGTCGATGTCCCCGCGATCTACAACAACGATCAGCTGAGCCAGGAATTCCAGCTCCTCTACGAAGGCGACCGCCTGTCGGGCGTGCTGGGCTTCTACTACCTCGATGCCAACGCCTTTACCGCGTTCGATGTGGGGCTGTGGACTACCGGCGCGCTGCTTGGCCTGCCCGGCCTGACCGCGCAGACGCTGGGCGATGTCAACACCAAGACCTGGTCGGTGTTCGGCGATTTCAGCTACGATCTGACCGACACGATCAGCGTGTCGCTGGGCGGTCGCTACACCAACGACAAGCGCACCAGCCAAGTCCTGCGGACCAGCTTCTTCGGCGGGTTCTCCGACCTGTTCGACGGCGACGGCACCGCCTTTGCCGTGACCAGCAACTTCAACGGCAGCCGCACCTTCAAGGACTTCAACCCGCGCGCGTCGATCAGCTGGCAACCCAACCGCGACCACAATTTCTATTTCACCTATTCCCAAGGCTTCAAGGGCGGCGGCTTCGACCCGCGCGGCCAGACGACCGCCTGCCGCAATCCGCGCGGGGCTGCGTGCAACGCGCAGGAAGTGTTCGATTTCCTCAGCTTCGATCCCGAAACCGTCGACAGCTTCGAACTGGGCTGGAAGGCCTCGCTGCTCGACAACCGGCTCAACATCAGCCTTGCAGGCTTCCTGGGGCAGTACAAGGACGTGCAGATCCCGGGCTCGGTCGGGGTCGATGCCAATGGTGACGGGGTGAACGAAAGCTTCATCGGCATCACCTCGAACGCGGCCGATGCCGACGTCAACGGGATCGAATTCGAAGGCAGCGCGCTCGCGGGGCGCGACTTTGCGGGCGACGGCAGCCGCTTCACGATCAACTGGTCGCTGGGCGTGATCGATGCCAAGTTCAACACCTTCATCGACGCCTTCGGCCGCGATGTGGCGGATGAACGCGTGTTCCAGAACACTCCCGACATCACCGCACACATGGGCTTCGATCTCGGCCTTCCGGTGGCGAGCGGGATGCTCGACTTCATCGGCACCGCGTCGCTGCGTTCGGATGCGAGCCAGTTCGAAGTGCCCAATCGCTTCCTCGATCAGGATGGGTTCGCGCTGGTCGATGCCAGCGTCGTCTACACCGCGGACAGCGGGCTGTTCTCGGTCGGGGTCCACGCCAAGAACGTGTTCGACAAGCGTTACATCGTCGCGGGCTACAACTTCCTTGCGGGCGGTGTGAACGGCGCGCCCTTCGTGCCCACGCTGGGCCGCGAAGGCACGCTGACCGGCTTCTACGGCGATCCGCGCCGCGTGTTTGTGACCGCGCAAGTCAACTTCTGA
- the serS gene encoding serine--tRNA ligase, which translates to MHDIRSIRENPQDFDAGLARRGLDPLAQALIALDEARRAATTEVQVAQSRRNEASKLIGAAMAKGDRDGAEAIKAEVAALKEQMPALEARAEELAGKLKELLEVIPNLPGADVPDGGGEEDNVEVSRWGTLRDFDFQPREHADIAPALGMDFETGTRLSGARFTFLRGGMARLHRALGQFMLDVQTGEHGYAECNPPVLVGDDAMYGTDKLPKFAEDSFETHVSMQEMIDKLASDGIEQFKQDAAKELSFNSAGFNAQLYQTLRESMVGQAKAKFKSRGSTRRWLIPTSEVSLTASVMGELLDEAALPMRLTALTLCFRSEAGAAGRDTRGFIRQHQFEKCELVSIVRPEESEAEHQRMVRAAETILERLALPYRKLLLCTGDMGFGARKTYDLEVWLPGQGAYREISSCSNTGDFQARRMNTRYRVAGEKKTEFVHTLNGSGLAVGRTLVAVIENYQNADGSVTVPDALLPYMGGITRLEPLA; encoded by the coding sequence ATGCACGATATCCGCTCGATCCGCGAAAACCCGCAAGACTTCGACGCCGGCCTCGCCCGCCGGGGTCTCGATCCACTCGCCCAGGCGCTGATCGCGCTGGACGAGGCGCGCCGCGCCGCGACCACCGAGGTGCAGGTCGCACAAAGCCGCCGCAACGAAGCCAGCAAGCTGATCGGCGCGGCGATGGCCAAGGGCGACCGTGACGGCGCCGAGGCAATCAAGGCCGAAGTGGCTGCTTTGAAAGAGCAGATGCCCGCGCTCGAAGCCCGCGCCGAGGAACTGGCGGGCAAGCTGAAAGAACTGCTCGAAGTCATCCCCAACCTGCCGGGCGCGGATGTGCCCGATGGCGGGGGCGAGGAAGACAATGTCGAGGTCAGCCGGTGGGGCACCTTGCGCGACTTCGACTTCCAGCCGCGTGAACACGCCGACATCGCCCCTGCCCTCGGCATGGATTTCGAAACCGGCACAAGGCTCTCGGGCGCGCGCTTCACTTTCCTGCGCGGCGGCATGGCGCGGCTCCACCGCGCGCTCGGCCAGTTCATGCTCGACGTGCAGACGGGCGAGCATGGCTATGCCGAATGCAATCCGCCGGTGCTGGTCGGCGACGACGCCATGTATGGCACCGACAAGCTGCCCAAGTTTGCCGAGGACAGCTTTGAAACGCATGTAAGTATGCAGGAGATGATTGATAAGCTCGCTAGTGATGGTATCGAGCAATTTAAGCAAGACGCTGCCAAAGAGCTCTCTTTTAATAGTGCCGGTTTCAATGCGCAGCTTTACCAAACGCTCCGTGAAAGCATGGTAGGGCAAGCCAAGGCCAAGTTCAAAAGCAGAGGATCGACCCGCCGCTGGCTCATCCCCACCAGCGAAGTCTCCCTCACCGCCAGCGTCATGGGCGAATTGCTCGATGAAGCGGCCCTCCCCATGCGCCTCACCGCGCTCACCCTGTGCTTCCGCTCCGAAGCGGGCGCGGCGGGGCGCGATACGCGCGGGTTCATCCGTCAGCACCAGTTCGAGAAATGCGAGCTGGTCAGCATCGTGCGCCCCGAGGAGTCCGAAGCCGAGCACCAGCGCATGGTGCGCGCCGCCGAGACCATCCTCGAACGCCTTGCCCTGCCCTATCGCAAGCTGCTCTTGTGCACCGGCGACATGGGGTTCGGCGCGCGCAAGACCTATGACCTCGAAGTCTGGCTGCCGGGCCAAGGCGCTTACCGCGAGATCAGCTCCTGCTCGAACACCGGCGATTTCCAGGCACGCCGGATGAACACGCGCTACCGCGTGGCGGGCGAGAAGAAGACCGAGTTCGTCCACACCCTCAACGGCTCGGGCCTCGCGGTCGGCCGCACGCTGGTGGCGGTGATCGAGAATTACCAGAACGCCGACGGCAGCGTCACCGTGCCCGATGCCTTGTTGCCCTACATGGGCGGCATCACCCGGCTGGAGCCGCTCGCCTGA
- the surE gene encoding 5'/3'-nucleotidase SurE has protein sequence MRILLTNDDGIHAPGLKVLEEIARQFSDDIWICAPSEEQSGAGHSLTLNRPVRLHQHGERRFAISGTPTDSVMMALRTVMPDAPELILSGVNRGANLADDITYSGTVSAAIEGALAGVRSIAFSQVYAREGMGDDVPFGAALEWGPKVLEKLIDAPMAERTLINVNFPAIAADAVKGIRVVRQGFHDYKRGTIVEGRDPRGYRYFWFGLDQIEHTLDHGTDLEAIEDGYVAVTPLQLDLTHYSTIGIFADRFAD, from the coding sequence ATGCGCATCCTCCTTACCAACGACGATGGCATCCACGCGCCCGGGCTCAAGGTGCTCGAAGAGATCGCGCGGCAATTCTCCGACGATATCTGGATCTGCGCGCCGTCCGAGGAACAGTCGGGCGCGGGCCATTCGCTCACGCTCAACCGCCCGGTGCGCCTGCACCAGCATGGCGAGCGGCGCTTCGCGATCAGCGGCACGCCCACCGATAGCGTGATGATGGCGCTGCGAACGGTGATGCCCGATGCCCCCGAGCTGATCCTGTCGGGCGTCAACCGCGGCGCGAACCTGGCCGATGACATCACCTATTCGGGCACCGTGTCGGCCGCGATCGAAGGCGCGCTGGCGGGGGTCCGTTCGATTGCCTTCAGCCAGGTCTATGCCCGCGAAGGCATGGGCGACGATGTGCCCTTTGGCGCGGCGCTGGAATGGGGGCCGAAAGTGCTCGAAAAGCTGATCGACGCCCCGATGGCAGAGCGCACGCTGATCAACGTCAATTTCCCCGCGATCGCCGCCGATGCGGTGAAAGGCATCCGCGTGGTCCGGCAGGGCTTCCACGATTACAAGCGCGGCACCATCGTCGAAGGCCGCGATCCGCGCGGCTACCGCTATTTCTGGTTCGGGCTCGACCAGATCGAACACACATTGGACCACGGCACCGATCTCGAAGCGATCGAGGACGGCTATGTCGCGGTCACCCCGCTGCAGCTCGACCTGACGCATTATTCGACCATCGGCATCTTTGCCGACCGGTTCGCCGACTGA
- a CDS encoding potassium channel family protein, producing MASQPSRNPFKRRAAASGHFQPLRRQVKIPVWGDLGIRAGLAFLLIGLVITIHWFDRAGLKDGHDGVISFLDVVYFTMISITTTGFGDIAPVSDRARLIEAVIVTPVRIAVLFIFVGAAYDFVIKRSWEKWRMARIQEQLTDHVVVLGYGVSGSQSVGELIERGVNPRCIVVIDPSEERLTEAERLGVNVMAGDATRDETLKSVRIGSAQSVLVSAGRDDTSILIVLTVRHLAPNVPISVVVRADDNELLARQAGANNVINPVRFTGLLLAGTVKGAHIADYLADLASVGGRVQLVEREVSAAEVGRPISELKSGGTGLRVYRMGRPIGFWEQECQNLQAGDVVVEIVPTAPSEAAPDL from the coding sequence ATGGCAAGCCAGCCCAGCCGCAACCCGTTCAAGCGGCGCGCAGCGGCGAGCGGGCATTTCCAGCCGCTGCGGCGGCAGGTCAAGATTCCGGTCTGGGGCGATCTTGGCATCCGCGCCGGGCTTGCTTTCCTGCTGATCGGGCTGGTCATCACGATCCACTGGTTCGACCGCGCAGGGCTGAAAGACGGGCACGACGGCGTCATCAGTTTTCTCGATGTCGTCTATTTCACGATGATCAGCATCACCACCACCGGCTTCGGCGATATCGCCCCGGTGAGCGACCGCGCGCGGTTGATCGAGGCGGTGATCGTCACCCCGGTGCGGATCGCCGTGCTCTTCATCTTCGTGGGCGCGGCCTACGATTTCGTCATCAAGCGCAGCTGGGAGAAATGGCGCATGGCCCGCATTCAGGAACAGCTGACCGATCACGTGGTCGTGCTCGGCTACGGCGTCTCGGGCTCGCAGAGCGTGGGCGAGCTGATCGAGCGCGGGGTCAATCCGCGTTGCATCGTCGTGATCGACCCGTCCGAGGAACGCCTCACCGAAGCCGAGCGGCTCGGCGTCAATGTCATGGCGGGCGACGCGACGCGCGACGAAACCTTGAAATCCGTGCGCATCGGCAGCGCGCAGAGTGTGCTGGTGAGCGCGGGGCGCGACGACACCTCGATCCTGATCGTGCTGACCGTGCGCCACCTCGCCCCGAACGTGCCGATCAGCGTGGTGGTGCGCGCCGACGACAACGAACTGCTTGCCCGGCAGGCGGGCGCCAACAACGTCATCAACCCGGTGCGCTTCACCGGCCTGTTGCTGGCAGGCACCGTCAAGGGCGCGCATATCGCCGACTATCTTGCCGATCTTGCGAGCGTCGGCGGGCGGGTGCAGCTGGTCGAACGCGAAGTCAGCGCGGCAGAGGTCGGCCGCCCGATCAGCGAGCTCAAGAGCGGCGGAACCGGTCTCAGGGTCTATCGCATGGGCCGCCCGATCGGCTTCTGGGAGCAGGAATGCCAGAACCTGCAAGCCGGCGATGTGGTGGTCGAGATCGTCCCCACCGCGCCGAGCGAAGCGGCGCCCGATCTGTAG
- a CDS encoding DUF1761 domain-containing protein codes for MNDFSLLPVLAGTAAFFAVGALWYGLIFAKPWQRAAGLSNSQLRAGNMKVIFALAFAFEMLTAMVLWHLLARTDPPGFVVMMMALGFAVGVMIPAVGINYLFQRKPLALFLIDAGHLLVGMAMMGGVFVWFRS; via the coding sequence ATGAACGATTTTTCCCTGCTCCCGGTGCTGGCCGGCACCGCCGCATTCTTTGCCGTCGGTGCGCTGTGGTACGGGCTGATCTTTGCCAAGCCGTGGCAGCGCGCGGCGGGCCTGTCGAACAGCCAGCTGCGAGCCGGCAACATGAAGGTCATCTTCGCGCTGGCCTTCGCCTTCGAAATGCTGACCGCGATGGTTCTGTGGCACCTGCTCGCGCGCACCGATCCGCCGGGCTTCGTCGTGATGATGATGGCGCTGGGCTTTGCCGTGGGCGTGATGATCCCTGCGGTGGGGATCAACTACCTGTTCCAGAGGAAACCGCTGGCGCTGTTCCTGATTGATGCCGGGCATCTGCTGGTCGGCATGGCGATGATGGGCGGCGTGTTCGTCTGGTTTCGAAGCTAG
- a CDS encoding DUF6356 family protein: protein MIEKLFTEHPRAIGETYGQHARTAFSFGWRMAVGGAACMVHALVPGIFVKTASRTVVQLDAEMRGRKATAAEEEFAYVI, encoded by the coding sequence ATGATCGAAAAGCTCTTCACCGAACACCCGCGCGCCATCGGCGAGACCTATGGCCAGCACGCGCGCACCGCTTTCAGCTTCGGCTGGCGCATGGCCGTGGGCGGCGCGGCGTGCATGGTGCACGCGCTGGTGCCGGGCATCTTCGTCAAGACCGCCAGCCGCACCGTGGTGCAGCTCGATGCCGAAATGCGCGGGCGCAAGGCGACCGCGGCGGAAGAAGAATTCGCCTACGTGATCTGA
- the rimO gene encoding 30S ribosomal protein S12 methylthiotransferase RimO: protein MASIPTILPDQKRIGMVSLGCPKALVDSERILTRLRADGYAFAEDYAGADVVLVNTCGFLDSAKEESLAAIGEAIAENGRVIVTGCMGEEADAIRAAHPSVLAVTGAHQYEQVVEAVHTHAPPSQGPFVDLIPQMGDLVDIKLTPRHYSYLKISEGCNHSCAFCIIPDLRGKLASRRIDAVLREAEKLVAAGTRELLIISQDTSAYGVDTRHEPRQWHGREVRAHMTDMARELGALRTPEGRAPWVRLHYVYPYPHVDQVIPLMAEGLLTPYLDIPFQHAAPKVLKAMKRPANEAKVLERLKSWREICPDIAIRSSFVVGFPGETEDDFRYLLDWLEEAQLDRVGAFRFEPVEGAAANALPDQVPEAIKEERYARIMEVTERISAAKLAAKVGRTLPVIIDEIGEPDEDGDIGATGRSQADAPEIDGAVYLRNVPDGLVPGDIVDAVIEDADAHDLFGAVAAPAGR, encoded by the coding sequence ATGGCTTCGATCCCCACCATCCTCCCCGACCAGAAACGCATCGGCATGGTCAGCCTCGGCTGCCCCAAGGCGCTGGTCGATTCCGAACGCATCCTCACCCGCCTGCGCGCCGATGGCTATGCCTTTGCCGAGGATTATGCGGGCGCCGACGTGGTGCTGGTCAACACCTGCGGCTTCCTCGATTCCGCCAAGGAGGAAAGCCTTGCCGCGATCGGCGAAGCGATCGCCGAAAACGGGCGCGTGATCGTGACGGGCTGCATGGGCGAGGAAGCCGACGCGATCCGTGCCGCGCATCCCAGCGTGCTCGCGGTGACGGGCGCACACCAGTATGAACAGGTGGTCGAAGCGGTGCACACCCATGCGCCGCCAAGTCAGGGGCCGTTCGTCGACCTGATCCCGCAAATGGGCGATCTGGTCGATATCAAGCTGACCCCGCGCCATTACAGCTATCTCAAGATTTCCGAAGGCTGCAACCATTCCTGCGCCTTCTGCATCATCCCCGATCTGCGCGGAAAACTCGCCAGCCGCCGGATCGATGCGGTGCTGCGCGAGGCGGAAAAGCTGGTCGCGGCGGGCACCCGCGAACTGCTGATCATCAGCCAGGATACCAGCGCCTACGGGGTCGATACCCGCCACGAACCGCGCCAGTGGCATGGCCGCGAGGTGCGCGCGCACATGACCGATATGGCGCGCGAACTGGGAGCGCTGCGCACGCCCGAAGGCCGCGCGCCGTGGGTGCGGCTGCACTATGTCTACCCCTACCCCCATGTCGATCAGGTCATCCCCTTGATGGCCGAAGGGCTGCTGACGCCCTATCTCGACATTCCGTTCCAGCACGCCGCGCCCAAGGTTCTGAAGGCGATGAAGCGTCCCGCGAACGAGGCCAAGGTGCTCGAACGGCTGAAAAGCTGGCGCGAAATCTGCCCCGACATCGCGATCCGCAGCTCCTTCGTGGTCGGCTTCCCGGGTGAGACCGAGGACGATTTCCGCTACCTGCTCGACTGGCTCGAGGAAGCGCAGCTCGACCGCGTCGGCGCGTTCCGCTTCGAACCCGTCGAAGGCGCGGCGGCCAATGCCCTGCCCGATCAGGTGCCTGAAGCCATCAAGGAAGAACGCTACGCCCGGATCATGGAAGTGACCGAGCGGATCAGCGCGGCCAAGCTTGCTGCCAAGGTGGGCCGCACGCTCCCCGTAATCATCGACGAGATCGGTGAGCCTGACGAGGATGGCGACATCGGCGCCACCGGCCGCAGTCAGGCCGACGCGCCCGAAATCGACGGCGCGGTCTATCTGCGCAATGTGCCCGACGGCCTCGTGCCGGGCGATATCGTCGACGCGGTGATCGAGGATGCCGACGCGCACGATCTGTTCGGCGCGGTTGCGGCGCCTGCGGGGCGCTGA
- a CDS encoding L,D-transpeptidase family protein, producing the protein MIRLIAFIAALAALQYAALAQDMPATDAARAPGAHQSGSAPTFEPIDPDTTVAGAASGTADDAAAVYAGLPAIAGPGQSVAPEPVAAPIAAQSVPIDADVAAPRGPAARVIAGPPPAVLPAAAPAPAAGGPFVIKSILPVEGTFRYGDWFWDESAAPKSGALVITVDLEARVISAFRDGHEIGTAVVLVGTQEHPTPLGSFPILTKERDNVSEKYNNAPMPWTLRLTWDGIAIHGSPVMNGYASHGCIGVPDEFAAKLFASAKRGDKVIITRGRMVGLGDKLL; encoded by the coding sequence ATGATCCGCCTCATCGCCTTCATCGCCGCGCTTGCCGCCCTGCAATATGCCGCACTGGCGCAGGATATGCCCGCAACGGATGCTGCCCGCGCGCCGGGTGCCCATCAGTCTGGCAGCGCCCCGACGTTCGAGCCGATCGATCCCGATACGACGGTTGCTGGCGCAGCATCGGGCACAGCCGATGATGCGGCGGCGGTCTATGCCGGGCTTCCCGCCATTGCCGGTCCGGGGCAAAGCGTCGCGCCGGAGCCGGTCGCAGCCCCGATCGCTGCACAAAGCGTTCCGATCGATGCCGATGTCGCCGCACCGCGCGGTCCTGCGGCGCGGGTGATTGCCGGCCCGCCGCCTGCCGTGCTCCCCGCCGCAGCGCCTGCGCCCGCCGCCGGTGGCCCTTTCGTGATCAAGTCGATCCTCCCGGTCGAAGGCACGTTCCGCTATGGCGACTGGTTCTGGGATGAAAGCGCCGCGCCGAAAAGCGGCGCGCTGGTGATCACCGTCGATCTCGAAGCGCGCGTCATCAGCGCCTTTCGCGACGGCCACGAAATCGGCACCGCAGTGGTTCTGGTGGGCACACAGGAACACCCCACTCCGCTCGGCAGCTTCCCGATCCTGACCAAGGAACGCGACAACGTTTCCGAGAAATACAATAACGCCCCGATGCCCTGGACGCTGCGCCTGACGTGGGACGGGATCGCGATCCACGGATCGCCGGTCATGAACGGCTATGCCAGCCACGGCTGCATCGGCGTGCCCGACGAATTTGCCGCCAAACTGTTCGCGTCCGCCAAGCGCGGGGACAAGGTGATCATCACCCGCGGCCGGATGGTGGGTCTGGGCGACAAGCTGCTGTAA
- the tilS gene encoding tRNA lysidine(34) synthetase TilS, producing the protein MQLSATAAARFAADLAALWPEDERDGPLGLAVSGGPDSLALMLLAAEVLPGRIAVASVDHGLRAEAAGEVALVGRIAAERGIPFTPLGIRLAPGNRMAEARNARYAALAHWAAEHRLGAIATAHHADDQAETLLMRLNRGSGLAGLAGVRGHSRIAQDQVLLLRPLLGWRKAELAALVEAAGVRAAQDPTNADPAFERTRMRAALAAADWLDPVGLTTSAAHLAEAWQALDWYAELDWHDMVLREDSDSGVPGFSYCANAPRIIGIETLARIIAALGGQVTRAEAGRAWDRLWAGDNASLGGVLAVPGVERVEKVGVMMRVWRFRPEPPRTGLN; encoded by the coding sequence GTGCAACTGAGCGCAACGGCTGCCGCGCGGTTTGCCGCGGATCTGGCAGCCCTGTGGCCCGAGGACGAGCGCGACGGCCCGCTGGGCCTCGCGGTTTCAGGCGGGCCCGACAGTCTGGCGCTGATGCTGCTTGCCGCCGAAGTGCTGCCGGGCCGGATCGCGGTGGCGAGCGTCGATCATGGCCTGCGGGCCGAGGCTGCCGGCGAGGTGGCGCTGGTAGGCCGGATCGCTGCCGAACGCGGCATTCCCTTTACTCCGCTTGGCATCCGCCTTGCCCCCGGCAATCGCATGGCCGAGGCCCGCAACGCACGCTACGCCGCGCTGGCGCACTGGGCGGCCGAGCACCGGCTTGGCGCAATCGCGACCGCACATCACGCCGATGATCAGGCCGAAACGCTGTTGATGCGGCTGAACCGCGGCAGCGGGCTGGCGGGTCTTGCCGGGGTGCGGGGCCATTCGCGGATCGCGCAAGATCAAGTGCTGCTGCTGCGTCCGCTGCTGGGCTGGCGCAAGGCCGAGCTTGCCGCGCTGGTCGAAGCTGCGGGGGTGAGAGCGGCGCAGGACCCCACTAACGCCGATCCCGCCTTCGAGCGCACGCGAATGCGCGCTGCGCTGGCCGCGGCGGACTGGCTCGACCCGGTGGGGCTGACGACCAGCGCAGCCCACCTTGCCGAGGCATGGCAGGCGCTGGATTGGTATGCCGAACTCGACTGGCACGACATGGTGCTGCGCGAGGACAGCGACAGCGGCGTGCCCGGTTTCAGCTATTGCGCGAATGCGCCGCGGATCATCGGGATCGAAACGCTGGCGCGGATCATCGCAGCGCTGGGCGGTCAGGTCACCCGCGCCGAGGCCGGGCGGGCGTGGGACCGCTTGTGGGCGGGCGACAACGCCTCGCTCGGCGGCGTGCTGGCGGTGCCCGGCGTCGAGCGGGTCGAGAAAGTGGGCGTGATGATGCGGGTCTGGCGGTTCCGGCCCGAACCGCCGCGCACCGGATTGAACTAG
- a CDS encoding tetratricopeptide repeat protein: MTIRPRTLSLRLAGAAMMVATAASVASVPAPLMAQDNAAEARLKKVEAEVRALQRKVFPGGDGKFFEPQITPGTQTPATAGTTSPAPSTTAVTDILIRIDALENQLQTMTARAEEQANAIAQLSGRLAALEAAASAPAGTLAPAGALPQPALGVPAASVPASQIPAPRPAASVPAVSTAPAPVVSAPSAARLAAVQAIAKPQTADAADDEYSYGFRLWNAGFYPEARQQLTRYVEQYPNHSRISFGRNLLGRAFLDDNMPEDAARWFLKNYQANKAGDRAPDSLLYLGASMVAMKDTKRACIALAEFAETYPLIASGRLASDYQATRAKVKCN; encoded by the coding sequence ATGACCATCCGCCCCAGAACCCTTTCCTTGCGCCTTGCCGGTGCCGCGATGATGGTCGCCACTGCGGCAAGCGTTGCCAGCGTGCCCGCGCCGCTGATGGCGCAGGACAATGCCGCCGAGGCGCGGCTCAAGAAAGTCGAAGCCGAAGTGCGCGCGCTTCAGCGCAAGGTGTTCCCGGGCGGGGACGGCAAGTTTTTCGAACCTCAGATCACCCCAGGCACGCAGACTCCGGCAACCGCAGGCACCACTAGCCCGGCGCCTTCCACCACCGCGGTCACCGATATCCTCATCCGCATCGATGCGCTGGAAAACCAGTTACAGACGATGACCGCGCGCGCCGAAGAACAGGCCAATGCGATCGCGCAATTGTCGGGCCGGCTTGCTGCGCTCGAAGCCGCGGCGAGCGCGCCGGCTGGCACGCTTGCGCCGGCAGGCGCGCTGCCGCAGCCCGCGCTCGGCGTTCCGGCGGCGAGCGTGCCGGCAAGCCAGATTCCGGCACCGCGCCCCGCAGCCAGCGTGCCTGCGGTAAGCACCGCGCCCGCCCCGGTCGTCAGCGCGCCGAGCGCAGCGCGGCTTGCTGCGGTGCAGGCGATCGCCAAGCCGCAGACCGCCGATGCTGCGGACGATGAATATTCCTATGGCTTCCGCCTGTGGAACGCCGGGTTCTACCCCGAGGCGCGTCAGCAATTGACCCGCTATGTCGAGCAATACCCCAACCACAGCCGCATCAGCTTTGGCCGCAATCTGCTCGGCCGGGCATTCCTCGACGACAACATGCCCGAGGATGCCGCGCGCTGGTTCCTGAAGAATTACCAGGCGAACAAGGCGGGTGACCGCGCGCCCGACAGCCTGCTTTATCTCGGCGCGTCGATGGTGGCGATGAAGGACACCAAGCGCGCCTGCATCGCGCTCGCCGAATTTGCCGAGACCTATCCGCTGATCGCGTCGGGCCGGCTCGCGAGCGATTATCAGGCGACCCGCGCGAAGGTGAAGTGCAACTGA